Sequence from the Polynucleobacter sp. Adler-ghost genome:
CCTACTAATTCTTTTGCGCGCTTTTTCATTTTGAGGGAAATACGATTGCGCTTCAACATCGAGAGGTACTCAACAAACACCTTACCTTGCAAGTGATCCATCTCGTGCTGCAAACAGACTGCTAGTAGGCCATCTGCCTCTACTTCAAATTCTTTGCCGTTGATATCGAGCGCCTTGACTCGGATGACTGCTGGGCGATCTACCTCATCATAATATTCAGGCACAGAGAGGCAACCTTCGCGCCAAGATTTCTTTTCTGGGCTTGCCCAAACTAATTCTGGATTAATGAAAACCATTAATTGATCTTGATTATCAGATACATCAATCACCACAATGCGCTCATGCACGTCCACCTGGGTTGCAGCTAAGCCAACCCCGGGGGCCTCGTACATTGTCTCAGCCATATCGGCCACAATTTTTTTGATGCGTGCATCTACCAACGCTACGGGTTTGGCAACCTTATGTAGGCGTGGATCTGGATAACAAAGGACAGTTAATAAAGCCATATCGGAATTATCCAACAGAGTAATCAAGCTGTCCCGATAGTGCTTTGCAGCCCTATGCTCAAAATTGCCTTATGCGCACATCCAAAAATCCAGACATCATCCAAATTCACCGAAATACCCCTCACTACCCAACTCGCCTCTTGGATTTATCTGATCCGCCCAATTCACTGTATATGTATGGGGATATTCACCTGTTAAATTTACCCATGGTTGCCATAGTGGGTTCACGTGCCGCTAGCCCAGAAGGAATCAGGAATGCTTACAGTTTTGCGCAAGCCCTCTCTGCGGAGGGCTATCTCATTATTTCTGGACTGGCTCGGGGTGTTGACGGAGCGGCTCACCGAGGTGCCCTTAGGTCAAATCAGGGGTATCGAACCATTGCGGTATGCGGAAGCGGGCTAGATATTG
This genomic interval carries:
- the def gene encoding peptide deformylase; this encodes MALLTVLCYPDPRLHKVAKPVALVDARIKKIVADMAETMYEAPGVGLAATQVDVHERIVVIDVSDNQDQLMVFINPELVWASPEKKSWREGCLSVPEYYDEVDRPAVIRVKALDINGKEFEVEADGLLAVCLQHEMDHLQGKVFVEYLSMLKRNRISLKMKKRAKELVGER